The Helianthus annuus cultivar XRQ/B chromosome 16, HanXRQr2.0-SUNRISE, whole genome shotgun sequence genome includes a window with the following:
- the LOC110915907 gene encoding uncharacterized protein LOC110915907, whose translation MQQFTFQDHNFNITSSQSRSSYGGAGARDASPDSVIFSNFSLLSSSASASVDRCSSASDVVDRDSLVSAMSLHLSGRAFRDFSTSRGPDLDPNNDSTVHSRKVEKAKSIIDGENNQTLDSARSSFSQAVKDCQNRKSRSEILRKKSDRRRPPSLDLNNQLPNMTSSSPRLPMKSSVSNRQTSMFPSPVTPKYSPANSGIQKGWSSERVPLHTNTNRRQVSSVLTSYNSGKTLPSKWEDAERWICSPVAGDGAFRPSVKQPQRRPKAKSGPLWPRRSAYNNSTYSPTVHMFDGGSVNLGSLFPGSPFSSGVNAGDGLSVRYHNQLDNSGNFPSLNEPCLARSLSLHGCSESLSESLLRITQDGRTGCVTDAATNISRDVSRRDMATQMSPDGSPYSSPRRRNSNSISMSTSILPVEETRSSKAEMRDVQVDDQVGFSRWSMKTRSQIPARRSASEMMDGWKRKSLEARSADWDVSEMTKNLSKVKREEAKITAWENLQKAKAEAAIRKLEMKLEKKRSSSMDKIMNKLRSNQKKAQEMRGSVLSKQTHDQVSPRSSSSSSSHKVISLIRTPQIGSISGCFTCHAF comes from the exons ATGCAGCAGTTCACCTTTCAAGATCACAATTTCAACATCACCAGCAGCCAATCCAGATCCAGCTATGGCGGTGCTGGTGCTCGAGACGCTAGTCCTGACTCTGTAATTTTCTCCAATTTTAGCCTCTTATCTTCTTCCGCTTCTGCTAGCGTTGATCGATGCTCTTCTGCTTCCGATGTTGTTGATCGTGATTCTCTCGTCTCCGCAATGTCTCTG CATTTGTCTGGACGTGCTTTTCGTGATTTTTCCACCTCCAGGGGTCCAGATCTAGATCCAAACAATGATTCCACAGTGCATAGCAGAAAAGTGGAAAAAGCAAAAT CTATAATAGATGGTGAGAATAATCAAACCCTGGATTCAGCAAGAAGCTCCTTCTCTCAGGCTGTAAAAG ATTGCCAAAACCGGAAGTCTAGATCTGAAATTCTTCGGAAGAAGTCTGACCGGAGAAGACCTCCATCATTGGATCTGAACAATCAGTTGCCGAATATGACTAGTTCTTCTCCAAGACTTCCTATGAAAAGCTCTGTTTCAAACAGGCAAACTAGTATGTTCCCGAGTCCAGTAACACCAAAATACAGTCCTGCAAACAGCGGGATTCAGAAAGGTTGGAGTTCAGAACGTGTGCCGTTGCATACAAATACTAACCGGAGGCAGGTGAGTTCTGTATTAACGTCTTATAATAGTGGAAAAACATTGCCTTCAAAATGGGAAGATGCCGAGAGGTGGATATGTAGTCCAGTTGCAGGAGATGGTGCTTTTAGGCCTTCGGTTAAACAGCCGCAAAGGCGGCCCAAGGCAAAGAGTGGGCCGCTTTGGCCTCGTCGATCTGCATACAACAACTCCACGTATTCCCCGACAGTGCATATGTTTGACGGAGGGTCAGTGAATCTTGGGAGTTTATTCCCGGGATCACCATTTTCAAGTGGAGTAAATGCTGGTGATGGTTTGTCCGTTAGGTATCACAATCAACTTGACAACAGTGGGAACTTCCCTTCACTTAACGAGCCTTGTTTGGCAAGATCACTCAGCTTACATGGTTGCTCTGAATCGTTGAGTGAGTCATTGTTGCGTATAACTCAAG ATGGTAGGACCGGCTGTGTGACGGATGCTGCTACCAACATATCTCGTGATGTTTCACGAAGAGATATGGCAACCCAAATGAGTCCTGATGGTAGTCCATACTCGTCTCCTAGGAGGAGAAACTCAAACTCTATCTCCATGTCAACATCTATACTACCTGTGGAGGAGACGCGTTCCTCTAAAGCAGAAATGCGGGATGTACAGGTTGATGATCAGGTCGGTTTCTCAAGATGGTCTATGAAAACAAGATCTCAAATTCCAGCTAGGCGGTCTGCCTCAGAAATGATGGATGGCTGGAAAAGAAAATCCCTCGAGGCTCGTTCTGCTGATTGGGATGTTTCAGAGATGACAAAAAACCTCTCAAA GGTGAAACGAGAGGAAGCTAAAATTACTGCTTGGGAGAATTTACAGAAAGCTAAAGCAGAAGCAGCTATACGGAAACTTGAG ATGAAACTGGAAAAGAAGAGATCATCGTCGATGGATAAGATAATGAATAAACTAAGATCAAACCAGAAAAAGGCTCAAGAAATGAGAGGGTCGGTTTTATCTAAGCAGACTCATGATCAAGTTTCTCCCagatcttcttcttcatcttcttcacacaAGGTCATATCGCTCATCAGGACTCCACAGATAGGTTCCATAAGCGGCTGCTTTACCTGCCATGCATTTTGA
- the LOC110919261 gene encoding uncharacterized protein LOC110919261, whose translation MECKPQTFSGAEGPIGLLRWFEKAESVFAMCYCPKGDRVKFASGTLEDGSLTWWKAQVQMLGVEMANATTWDDFKGLIREEYCPRDEIQKLENEYYDLKMEGYEIKASTRRSHELANMCPNLSRPPPRRIELYIKGLAPQVKGLVTAANLNDLPWIIILAHKITDQEVERGSLPPRIAATTPAATATTPASDNKRKWNDADKATGASQS comes from the coding sequence ATGGAATGTAAGCCACAGACTTTCAGTGGAGCTGAAGGTCCCATAGGATTGCTTCGTTGGTTCGAGAAAGCCGAATCCGTTTTTGCTATGTGTTATTGTCCAAAGGGGGACAGGGTGAAGTTTGCTTCTGGCACCTTGGAGGATGGTTCTCTGACTTGGTGGAAAGCTCAAGTACAGATGTTGGGCGTCGAGATGGCAAACGCGACcacttgggatgatttcaaagGGCTGATTCGGGAAGAGTACTGCCCTCGGGAtgaaattcaaaagttggaaaacgagtactacgacctGAAGATGGAAGGATATGAGATCAAGGCTTCTACGAGACGGTCTCACGAGCTGGCAAACATGTGTCCTAACCTATCTCGACCACCACCTCGCAGGATCGAACTCTACATTAAGGGATTGGCACCACAAGTCAAGGGATTAGTCACTGCAGCAAATCTCAATGACCTACCCTGGATTATCATATTGGCTCACAAAATTACTGATCAGGAGGTGGAGCGTGGCTCGCTGCCACCCCGTATTGCTGCTACTACCCCTgctgctacagctaccacacctgctagtgataacaagcgtaaATGGAACGATGCTGACAAAGCAACCGGTGCAAGTCAATCTTAA